A stretch of the Gracilinanus agilis isolate LMUSP501 chromosome 4, AgileGrace, whole genome shotgun sequence genome encodes the following:
- the SDE2 gene encoding replication stress response regulator SDE2 — MAAERPVLVCGPGNACWAAPWSSARGSVRDFICSYCQHRGIPVDYFYVKCNGQLTNTEDIVQYGAVYSLEPRLCGGKGGFGSMLRALGAQIEKTTNREACRDLSGRRLRDVNHEKAMAEWVKQQAEREAEKEQRRLERLQRKLVEPKHHFTSPDYQQQCHEMAERLEDSVLKGMQAASSKMVSPEISDNRKRPSEPEISGGIKSRKRKCFWMGMEGLEDAAGSSDDGESEEVPSTSGMSFRSPNDCHSNAHKSAESMSCKDSVGMSPGVSVSEKLQVPTVHSETIAPTEVCGELGEKPTKKQENAEEMHVGRKIGTEQEACVTEKKEKPNTAQDRQGETQRGTEGDLEEMPVNKSEESPTGNKDVQEPLNLLAFNSVAEMEVLGLDKLKLELMALGLKCGGTLQERAARLFSVRGLAKEQIDPSLFAKPSKGKKKKNS, encoded by the exons ATGGCCGCTGAACGGCCCGTTTTAGTTTGCGGGCCCGGCAATGCATGCTGGGCAGCGCCGTGGTCTTCGGCTCGGGGTTCGGTGCGGGACTTCATCTGCTCTTACTGCCAACATCGG GGTATTCCAGTGGATTACTTCTATGTCAAGTGTAATGGACAGCTAACTAATACTGAAGATATCGTTCAATATGGAGCAGTTTATAGTCTGGAGCCCAGACTTTGTGGAGGAAAAGGAG GTTTTGGATCTATGCTTCGAGCACTTGGTGCTCAGATTGAAAAAACTACTAATCGAGAAGCATGTCGAGATCTCAGTGGAAGGAGACTTCGGGATGTCAACCATGAAAAGGC aatggCTGAATGGGTAAAACAGCAAGCTGAACGAGAAGCAGAAAAAGAACAGAGACGCCTGGAGAGGCTGCAGCGGAAGCTGGTGGAACCAAAGCACCACTTTACCAGTCCTGACTATCAGCAGCAGTGTCATGAGATGGCTGAGCGCTTGGAGGATTCAGTCCTCAAAG GTATGCAGGCTGCCTCCAGCAAGATGGTGTCACCTGAAATTAGTGATAATAGGAAACGACCTAGTGAACCTGAGATAAGTGGTGGAATCAaatcaaggaaaaggaaatgctttTG GATGGGCATGGAAGGACTGGAGGATGCTGCTGGAAGTTCAGATGATGGAGAAAGTGAAGAAGTCCCTAGCACTTCAGGAATGAGCTTCCGCTCACCAAATGACTGTCACAGTAATGCTCACAAGTCAGCAGAATCCATGAGTTGTAAGGATTCTGTAGGAATGAGTCCTGGTGTCAGTGTATCAGAAAAACTACAGGTGCCCACAGTTCATTCTGAGACCATTGCCCCAACAGAAGTGTGTGGTGAGCTGGGTGAAAAGCCCACAAAGAAGCAAGAGAATGCAGAAGAGATGCATGTGGGGAGAAAAATCGGCACGGAGCAGGAAGCATgtgtgacagaaaaaaaagaaaagcccaaTACAGCACAGGACAGGCaaggagaaacccagagagggacTGAAGGAGATCTAGAAGAGATGCCAGTTAACAAATCAGAGGAAAGTCCAACAGGAAACAAA gATGTTCAAGAACCTCTAAATCTTCTGGCATTCAACTCAGTTGCGGAAATGGAAGTGTTGGGTTTGGATAAGCTTAAATTGGAACTAATGGCACTAGGACTTAAGTGTGGAGGCACCTTACAGGAAAGAGCAGCAAGACTCTTCTCTGTCAGAGGACTAGCAAAAGAACAGATAGATCCTAGTTTATTTGCCAAGCCTtctaaagggaagaagaaaaaaaattcataa